In Bacteroidota bacterium, the genomic stretch CGTCCTTGTAGTTTTGGGTGTCGAAAAAGTAGTTCGCAAGAGCCTCATCGAATACGATTTGTGCGCTCAAAGACAGATACTTCGGGCTGTTCAGAAGCTTCATTCTGCTCAGATGACGATCCGCACTTCCATTGATCCCGATCCATGCGGCGGTATGGAGGAGCGTAACTCCGGCAATCATTGTGAGGATATAGCGGCGAGACTTGAGGCTGATCGGCCGGCTTAAGAGGTAGACGTTGAGAATCATCAACGGAGTGAAGAAACTAGTGAGTAGATCCCAGTCGCGCGCCATCCCGAGCGCGGAATTGATGATCCACGTGAAAAGTAGTCCGAACCCTGACACCACGAGCAGGAAAATAAACGCCGGATCGGTCCAATGGAGTTCTCCGGAATGAACTATCAGAAGGGTGAGGGTGATCGCAAGCCCGAAAGGCAGGATCAGCAGACTCCCGTTTAGCCAATCCCAGAAATGAGCGGGGGAGAACATCGGATAGGCGAAGTTTCCGCCAACGGCGGTGAAAGGCTGCAGAAAATCGACACTGCCCGAGGTGATGTGGCGGAGAAAGTCATTCAAATTGAATCCTATGGCAAACAGTGATGCGACTATTACCGCCAGAAGCCCCGCGGTCGCGAGGATCGCGCGCAGCCGATTCTCCCCGAGCTTTCGGTACACAAGGATCAGGATCCCCGGAAAGAAAATTAGGTTCCCAAGGTGAAGTCCCACCATCACCGCGTAGCAACAGATCGGTATGATCACGGACATTCTTCTTTCGGCGGCGAACCAGCCAGTCACAACAAAGACGGCCGTTAAGACATACTGTAGAACGTAATTCTCGACATACCCGAAAAAGAACTGGCTGCCCGCGCAGCCGAAGATGATGCAGCCGAGGAGAACCCGTTCCAGGGGCGGCCGATCGAGCGACCTGAGAAACAAGAACACAAGGATTACAAACAGGGCGCAGGAGATGAGATCGATTCCCTCGTAGACGTCGTAGGGTTTTACCGAACCGCCGGTGGCATAGAATGCCATAAGGGATCG encodes the following:
- a CDS encoding tetratricopeptide repeat protein codes for the protein MRFLARLPLIVSIVIVGGIILACAVEFPAKLHLLGDGAVLLRSINQSQWGADLVASFRNQPLMIWIFRSLMAFYATGGSVKPYDVYEGIDLISCALFVILVFLFLRSLDRPPLERVLLGCIIFGCAGSQFFFGYVENYVLQYVLTAVFVVTGWFAAERRMSVIIPICCYAVMVGLHLGNLIFFPGILILVYRKLGENRLRAILATAGLLAVIVASLFAIGFNLNDFLRHITSGSVDFLQPFTAVGGNFAYPMFSPAHFWDWLNGSLLILPFGLAITLTLLIVHSGELHWTDPAFIFLLVVSGFGLLFTWIINSALGMARDWDLLTSFFTPLMILNVYLLSRPISLKSRRYILTMIAGVTLLHTAAWIGINGSADRHLSRMKLLNSPKYLSLSAQIVFDEALANYFFDTQNYKDARTYYELYLKIDDHNPRILANIADVYRRVGERQKYFDALLHAVAANSRDPGVYLNLGVEYANRHDTAAAVKYNEQAVAMDSTQKLAHANLGILYTNLRNYKLADRHFSSAIYFGLREPAIYRYA